A genome region from Methanosphaera sp. WGK6 includes the following:
- a CDS encoding cation:proton antiporter subunit C translates to MVFNAVQFGSLVTAALLMIIGTVALVYLDNVVKKIIGAAFIGDGVNLLLISLGYKANGITYILLQNMEINSFLGQASYPLPFALVLTSIVIGASTLAVMLALTVVLYKRHGTLDASTLLSDERFGDDNNE, encoded by the coding sequence ATGGTATTTAACGCAGTTCAATTTGGATCTTTAGTTACTGCAGCACTTTTAATGATAATTGGAACAGTAGCATTAGTTTACTTAGACAATGTTGTTAAGAAAATTATTGGAGCAGCATTTATAGGTGATGGTGTAAACCTTTTATTAATTTCATTAGGTTACAAAGCTAATGGAATAACTTATATTTTATTACAAAATATGGAAATAAATAGTTTCTTAGGTCAAGCATCATATCCATTACCATTTGCATTAGTATTAACTAGTATTGTAATTGGTGCAAGTACATTAGCAGTAATGTTAGCTCTTACAGTAGTATTATACAAAAGACATGGTACACTTGATGCATCCACTCTTTTAAGTGATGAAAGATTTGGAGATGATAACAATGAATAG
- a CDS encoding DUF4040 domain-containing protein: MADINLLIQSAIPWVLYIFAILGAIVCLMQKDLLRMAVLTSITGFVIAAIYQVLLAPDVALTQAVVGAAIVPTLVALTILKTREEPVSGEEGDS, encoded by the coding sequence ATGGCAGATATAAATTTATTAATACAAAGTGCAATACCTTGGGTTTTATATATCTTTGCAATATTAGGAGCTATCGTTTGTTTAATGCAGAAAGATTTACTTAGAATGGCTGTATTAACCAGTATAACAGGTTTCGTAATTGCAGCAATATATCAAGTGTTATTAGCACCGGATGTAGCTTTAACACAAGCTGTAGTAGGAGCAGCAATTGTACCAACATTAGTAGCTCTTACAATACTCAAAACAAGAGAAGAACCTGTATCTGGAGAGGAAGGTGATTCCTAA
- a CDS encoding hypothetical protein (subunit G of antiporter complex involved in resistance to high concentrations of Na+, K+, Li+ and/or alkali): MVSTGFEFSITMGDPVGIILGVIFIICGILVLVASKGLLCNTDDDLKYAVFGRLEILGIVDMIGVLVLILIGQAALGIVYFILAPFATHAIASGHFRGEQGEQ, translated from the coding sequence ATGGTAAGCACAGGATTTGAATTTTCTATAACAATGGGTGATCCAGTAGGCATTATCCTAGGTGTAATATTTATAATCTGTGGTATTCTAGTATTAGTAGCATCTAAAGGATTATTATGTAATACTGATGATGATTTAAAATACGCAGTATTTGGTAGATTAGAAATATTAGGAATTGTAGATATGATTGGTGTATTAGTTTTAATTCTTATTGGACAAGCAGCATTAGGAATAGTATACTTTATCTTAGCACCATTTGCTACTCATGCAATAGCAAGTGGACATTTCCGTGGAGAACAGGGGGAGCAATAA
- a CDS encoding monovalent cation/H+ antiporter subunit E, which produces MFLTRIIYGIEFFVVLVVEIIKAVLDTSACCLKGDVDPVVVEIRPDLKRPVSLAILSNTITLTPGTITVDMDQDERVLTVSAITPRATEDIIPLEPYIKKMLE; this is translated from the coding sequence ATGTTTTTAACTAGAATAATCTACGGAATCGAATTTTTCGTAGTATTAGTAGTCGAAATAATTAAAGCAGTACTTGATACAAGTGCTTGCTGTCTCAAGGGCGATGTTGATCCTGTTGTTGTTGAGATTAGACCTGATCTAAAAAGACCAGTATCTCTTGCAATTCTCAGTAATACTATCACATTAACACCTGGTACTATTACAGTAGATATGGACCAAGATGAACGTGTTTTAACAGTATCAGCTATAACACCTCGTGCAACTGAGGATATCATCCCTCTTGAGCCATACATTAAAAAAATGTTAGAATAA
- a CDS encoding metal-dependent hydrolase, giving the protein MSSYKPHAIAGLIFALPFIPSVFYLFFALIGASIPDMDHHTNNDKVYSMFVIGVILSILLFFYDGLSISALIIVSLAVIFYMSKHRGFTHSLLGISILSFLFMLLVMGFIPILSRIFLSLGFDISSSLILLVILAIIGYFVISKRYLYIYLLILAIYLVVFPVDYTSIQWSKVLLTMFVGALSHIVLDLWTPAGLKVLKPFTDFKFHKGLAIFLVLIWVLSSIFVLFTYGSFISNLNPLFMYT; this is encoded by the coding sequence ATGTCTTCATATAAACCTCATGCAATTGCAGGATTAATATTTGCATTACCATTTATTCCAAGTGTTTTCTATCTTTTCTTTGCATTAATTGGTGCATCTATTCCTGATATGGATCATCATACTAATAATGATAAAGTATATTCTATGTTTGTTATAGGTGTAATATTATCTATATTACTTTTCTTTTATGATGGATTGTCAATATCTGCTTTAATAATTGTATCACTTGCTGTGATATTTTACATGTCTAAACATAGGGGATTTACACATTCATTGCTAGGTATTAGTATATTGTCATTTCTATTCATGTTACTTGTAATGGGTTTTATTCCTATTTTAAGTAGAATTTTTTTATCATTAGGATTTGATATTTCCAGTAGTTTAATATTATTAGTAATTCTTGCAATTATAGGTTATTTTGTAATTAGTAAAAGATATTTGTATATTTATCTTTTAATTTTAGCAATTTATCTTGTTGTTTTTCCAGTGGATTATACTTCTATTCAATGGAGTAAAGTTTTATTAACAATGTTTGTAGGGGCTTTAAGTCACATAGTTCTTGATTTATGGACTCCTGCTGGATTAAAAGTACTTAAACCATTTACTGATTTTAAATTTCATAAAGGTTTAGCAATATTTTTAGTTTTAATATGGGTATTGTCTTCAATATTCGTATTATTTACGTATGGTTCTTTTATTTCAAATTTAAACCCTCTTTTTATGTATACCTAA
- a CDS encoding succinylglutamate desuccinylase/aspartoacylase family protein, giving the protein MSNVFKLYNIGPETKANIFNNSVLKAYFIDEGIHENNSLMKYISETSNGSIVYVTGAGMFNLMLVAGVHGDELAPQLALTKFMGELIENKWNLNCKLYIVPFLIPQATMENSRYFNFRDMNRYAGKSGITRKLVDFANKNSINALCDCHSTDPSKKPGFTSVFCSMQPMIESTLIARYICMNTNSRIISINTAGSVIKGSVEDESNIRGIASVTCECVSPVCEIAQGSVEESYEQVISFLKYFHAINRRK; this is encoded by the coding sequence ATGTCTAATGTATTTAAGTTATATAATATTGGTCCTGAAACTAAAGCAAACATATTTAATAATTCTGTTTTAAAAGCTTATTTTATAGATGAGGGTATACATGAAAATAATAGTTTAATGAAATATATTTCTGAAACATCAAATGGATCTATTGTTTATGTAACTGGTGCTGGTATGTTTAATTTAATGTTGGTAGCAGGAGTTCATGGTGATGAATTAGCTCCTCAACTAGCTTTAACTAAATTTATGGGGGAGCTTATTGAGAATAAATGGAATTTAAATTGTAAGTTATACATAGTTCCATTTCTTATTCCACAAGCTACTATGGAAAATTCTAGATATTTCAATTTTAGGGATATGAATAGATATGCTGGAAAAAGTGGAATTACTAGAAAACTAGTTGATTTTGCTAATAAAAATAGTATTAATGCATTATGTGATTGTCATTCTACGGATCCTAGTAAAAAACCTGGTTTTACTAGTGTATTTTGTTCAATGCAGCCTATGATTGAAAGTACTTTAATTGCACGATATATTTGTATGAATACTAACTCTAGAATTATTTCAATTAATACTGCGGGGTCTGTTATAAAAGGTTCTGTAGAAGATGAATCTAATATTAGAGGGATTGCTTCTGTTACATGTGAATGTGTTTCACCAGTATGTGAGATTGCACAGGGTTCTGTAGAAGAATCTTATGAACAAGTTATTTCTTTTTTAAAATATTTTCATGCTATAAATAGGAGGAAATAA
- a CDS encoding argininosuccinate synthase — translation MEKVVLAFSGGLDTSVCVKLLQEKYDMEVITACVDVGQPEDEIKRPQEAADKIGSSKHYTIDAKDEFAKDYAFRCIKTNSLYEGYPLSTAYARPLIAKKIVEIAKKEGATTIAHGCTGKGNDQFRFEATIRSESDLNIVAPVRDYNLTRTEEQNYAREHGIPLPSEKIYSIDENLWGRSIEGGLLENPATAGPEEIYAWTKSTIDAPDTPQIVKIEFVNGEPVKIDDEELEPVALIRKANEIAGNHGIGRIDMIEDRIIGLKSRENYETPGAVLLITAHAALEKLIFSREEIKFAASLSEKYAELVYDGLWNEPLREDLDAVNDFMQKRVTGTVEVRLHKGSMKVITKESPFALYNEENVSFDDKGIDQREMIGMVKYHDIQGAEYIRVKKENK, via the coding sequence ATGGAAAAAGTTGTATTAGCATTCAGTGGTGGACTAGATACATCAGTATGTGTAAAATTATTACAAGAAAAATACGACATGGAAGTAATAACAGCATGTGTAGATGTAGGTCAACCAGAAGATGAAATAAAAAGACCACAAGAAGCAGCAGATAAAATTGGATCATCCAAACATTATACAATAGATGCAAAAGATGAATTTGCAAAAGACTATGCATTTAGATGTATAAAAACAAACTCATTATACGAAGGATACCCATTAAGTACAGCATATGCAAGACCATTAATTGCAAAAAAAATTGTTGAAATAGCTAAAAAAGAAGGAGCTACAACCATTGCACATGGATGTACTGGAAAAGGAAATGACCAATTTAGATTTGAAGCAACAATTAGATCAGAATCTGATTTAAACATAGTTGCACCAGTAAGAGACTACAACCTTACAAGAACAGAAGAACAAAACTATGCAAGAGAACATGGAATACCACTCCCTTCAGAAAAAATATACAGTATAGATGAAAACCTCTGGGGAAGATCTATTGAAGGAGGATTACTAGAAAATCCGGCAACAGCTGGTCCTGAAGAAATATATGCATGGACAAAATCCACAATTGATGCACCAGACACACCACAAATTGTAAAAATAGAATTTGTAAATGGAGAACCAGTTAAAATAGATGATGAAGAACTAGAACCAGTAGCACTTATCAGAAAAGCAAATGAAATTGCTGGAAACCATGGAATTGGTAGAATAGATATGATTGAAGATAGAATTATTGGTCTTAAATCAAGAGAAAACTATGAAACACCAGGTGCAGTTCTTCTTATAACCGCACATGCAGCTCTTGAAAAACTAATATTCAGTAGAGAAGAGATTAAATTTGCTGCTAGTTTAAGTGAAAAATATGCTGAACTAGTTTATGATGGACTTTGGAATGAACCATTAAGAGAAGACCTAGATGCAGTAAATGATTTCATGCAAAAAAGAGTAACTGGTACTGTAGAAGTAAGATTACATAAAGGTTCAATGAAAGTAATCACAAAAGAATCACCATTTGCACTATACAATGAAGAAAATGTATCCTTTGATGATAAAGGTATTGATCAAAGAGAAATGATTGGTATGGTAAAATACCATGACA